Proteins found in one Exiguobacterium sp. 9-2 genomic segment:
- a CDS encoding sensor histidine kinase: MKWLSSSMFHRFYILLFSNFLIFASIGVLTFYFAQKELEQHRTSSQKITLQKTQARTLWNEAQQVNLQVQQIDFNDQDDLKQVNKRLKRLQKNVESFSQRYSDPSDDRFSHQLVQFSRFLEQEVTLQIPTDNQKLVQQSDFVVNDYFRMIHNEEKNAQQSLQQRTAEVLRYAFGVMIIAFCLLSYLILRLVRSFRTDLLDLVDQTKQPDRLEQNHFHNRHDEIGTLGRSMQQMTTLLAFEHQQTQVANLQLQESLYQQKTIKRQLQFQNQLATQILRHQSASGLHTWLQAIGSHFRAAHIYFSPQSESFEPVHIALSDEPIYDQERLELEAKTELDTSIHLVEKEQLTLCALPLHSSSKFIGTLTLQFHHRFTETVALQKTTHLLNIGLMRLLDDIRIKEHHQLIQRILNGLREAILFVDVTNTNIFTNRVFHQLFPNWSPSENQSENLAFVIEAFEPLILETEALYAYVEQIKAGFDHASVIPAQDFSMPDDRHLRLYTEFLPERQGILFVFRERTVEVNHAKKEQNFISVLSHELRTPLASIEGFSELMLHRSLSPSKQRKYLETMRSETQRLSQLLTEFLDYQRLSHQKESYQLESFCIEHMLIELTEWLNVATSTHHLQIQTDGPCLITADQEKIRRVLLNILNNAIKYSPVDSNIQISLACCEAEIVITISDDGYGIPKQDLPYLFDPYYRVEQADHLQVQGTGLGLPICKEIIEAHGGRITVHSEIGKGSDFFIRLPRDEEWNTTNNMYNNSMNNLQLGSEERGS; this comes from the coding sequence ATGAAGTGGCTCTCATCAAGTATGTTCCACCGGTTTTATATTTTATTGTTTTCAAACTTCTTAATTTTTGCAAGCATCGGCGTCTTGACATTTTACTTCGCTCAAAAAGAGCTAGAGCAACACCGAACTTCATCACAGAAGATTACATTACAAAAAACGCAAGCTCGCACGCTTTGGAATGAAGCACAACAAGTCAATCTCCAAGTCCAACAAATCGATTTTAATGATCAAGATGATCTTAAGCAGGTCAATAAAAGATTGAAACGTTTACAAAAAAACGTTGAATCGTTCAGTCAACGTTATTCAGATCCATCAGACGACCGATTTTCGCATCAACTCGTTCAATTTTCAAGATTTTTGGAACAGGAAGTCACTTTGCAAATACCTACGGATAATCAAAAGCTGGTTCAGCAGTCTGACTTCGTCGTTAACGACTACTTTCGAATGATTCATAATGAAGAGAAAAACGCACAGCAGTCGCTACAACAAAGAACCGCTGAAGTATTACGCTACGCCTTTGGTGTGATGATCATCGCTTTTTGTCTTCTCAGTTACTTGATTTTAAGACTTGTGCGGTCTTTTCGAACAGATTTACTCGATCTCGTCGATCAAACAAAACAGCCTGATCGATTGGAACAGAATCATTTTCACAATCGTCACGATGAGATTGGTACACTTGGGCGATCGATGCAACAAATGACAACGTTGCTCGCATTTGAACACCAGCAAACGCAAGTTGCTAATTTACAACTTCAAGAGTCTTTATACCAACAAAAAACAATCAAGCGACAACTTCAATTTCAAAACCAGTTAGCCACTCAAATTTTGCGTCATCAATCTGCTTCAGGGCTTCACACCTGGCTACAAGCAATCGGTAGTCATTTTCGGGCGGCTCATATCTATTTTTCACCGCAGTCGGAGAGTTTTGAACCTGTCCATATCGCACTATCAGACGAACCAATTTATGACCAAGAACGGCTGGAGTTAGAAGCGAAGACCGAGCTAGATACATCCATCCATCTAGTAGAGAAGGAGCAATTGACGTTGTGTGCTCTCCCTTTACACAGTTCGTCAAAATTCATCGGGACATTGACATTACAATTTCATCATCGTTTTACTGAGACTGTCGCACTTCAGAAAACGACTCATTTATTAAATATCGGGTTGATGCGATTGCTTGATGACATCCGTATAAAAGAACACCATCAATTGATTCAGCGCATTTTAAATGGTTTACGAGAAGCTATCTTATTCGTCGATGTGACGAATACGAATATCTTTACGAATCGCGTGTTTCATCAATTATTTCCGAACTGGTCACCTTCTGAAAACCAATCTGAAAACTTAGCATTCGTCATCGAAGCCTTCGAACCGTTGATTCTCGAAACAGAGGCGTTATATGCATATGTCGAACAAATCAAAGCAGGCTTTGACCACGCATCAGTTATTCCAGCTCAGGATTTTTCAATGCCAGACGATCGTCATTTACGACTTTACACAGAATTTTTACCCGAACGTCAAGGTATTCTATTTGTTTTTCGTGAACGCACAGTTGAAGTCAACCATGCTAAAAAGGAGCAAAACTTCATTTCGGTTTTATCACATGAGCTTCGAACGCCACTTGCATCCATCGAAGGGTTCAGTGAATTAATGTTACACCGGTCGTTATCTCCTTCAAAACAGCGAAAATATTTAGAAACCATGCGGAGTGAGACACAGCGACTCAGTCAACTGTTAACCGAATTCCTAGATTATCAGCGACTTAGTCATCAAAAAGAATCCTATCAGTTAGAATCATTTTGCATCGAACATATGCTCATCGAGTTAACAGAGTGGTTGAACGTTGCGACATCGACGCATCATTTACAAATCCAAACTGACGGTCCTTGCCTGATTACGGCTGACCAAGAAAAAATCCGGAGGGTCTTATTAAACATCTTAAATAATGCGATAAAATACTCTCCCGTTGATTCAAATATCCAAATCTCGTTAGCGTGCTGTGAAGCTGAAATCGTCATCACCATTAGCGACGACGGATATGGTATCCCAAAACAAGATCTTCCCTACCTCTTTGATCCGTATTACCGTGTCGAACAAGCAGACCACCTCCAAGTTCAAGGAACAGGTCTCGGTTTACCGATTTGTAAGGAAATCATCGAAGCGCATGGTGGGAGAATCACCGTTCATTCAGAAATCGGAAAAGGATCTGACTTTTTTATCCGTTTACCTCGTGATGAAGAGTGGAACACAACCAATAACATGTACAATAACAGTATGAATAATCTACAACTAGGAAGTGAAGAACGTGGAAGCTGA
- a CDS encoding beta-glucoside-specific PTS transporter subunit IIABC, whose amino-acid sequence MGKVRDYQKLAHSILEAVGGEENIISAVRCATRLRLVLKRSDPVAKETVSALPGVITVVESGGQFQIVIGQHVGEVHQEFVKLVDLEQPDTEEAPKGTVLNRIIATMSAVFAPFVYILAAAGILQGTLILATLAFPAFVKTGTYEVFSFISWAPFTFLPIFIAITAANHFKVNAFIAVACSAALVSPTWADIAARITAGESITFLGIALSGTTYTSSVLPPLFLVWILSYVERFLNKTIHEVVRPLFVPFFSMVLMVPFTILLIGPITTLGAEGIANGYNYLAENAPAVAGLIIGGFWQVIVIFGVHWGVTPMVLANFEQYGRDSFQAYQTIAVIAQIGAVIGVILKARNKETKKVGVSAGLTGIFGITEPAIYGVTLRFKKPFIYGCISGAIGAVTASFFKPYYFAYAGLPGPLTLVNGIDSDYPSSIIGLLIGTAIALILPIVLIQVFGFGEQASPVVATETTATPVAEQEVSATLTNEETLRAPLEGTIVALSDVPDPVFASGAMGQGIAIRPTGNVVTAPFDGTIVMIAPSGHAIGLRSTSGVEVLIHVGLETVTLDGKPFTLHVKEGEAVTTGDFLMTFDATAIETHGLETITPIIITNTQSYAQILPTDETVTTANTQILTIIK is encoded by the coding sequence ATGGGCAAGGTTCGCGATTATCAAAAACTGGCGCACTCGATTTTAGAAGCGGTCGGAGGAGAAGAGAATATCATCAGTGCTGTTCGATGCGCTACACGACTTCGTCTTGTCTTAAAACGTTCAGATCCAGTAGCCAAAGAAACGGTCAGTGCATTACCTGGCGTCATTACGGTCGTTGAGTCTGGCGGGCAATTTCAAATCGTCATTGGTCAACACGTTGGAGAAGTCCATCAAGAATTTGTGAAACTCGTCGATCTAGAGCAACCGGACACGGAAGAGGCACCGAAAGGGACGGTCCTTAACCGAATCATAGCGACGATGTCAGCCGTATTTGCACCGTTCGTTTATATCTTAGCTGCAGCAGGGATTCTGCAGGGAACATTGATTTTAGCGACACTTGCTTTTCCGGCATTCGTGAAGACGGGCACTTATGAAGTCTTCAGCTTTATCTCGTGGGCGCCTTTTACGTTCTTGCCAATTTTCATTGCCATCACGGCAGCGAACCATTTTAAAGTCAATGCATTCATTGCCGTTGCGTGTAGTGCAGCACTGGTCAGTCCAACGTGGGCAGACATCGCGGCGCGAATTACTGCAGGTGAATCCATCACGTTTCTAGGAATTGCTTTATCCGGAACAACTTATACATCATCGGTCTTACCTCCATTATTCCTCGTCTGGATTTTGTCCTACGTCGAACGATTCCTGAACAAGACGATCCACGAAGTCGTTCGTCCATTGTTCGTGCCATTCTTTAGTATGGTGTTGATGGTTCCATTCACGATTCTCTTGATCGGACCGATTACGACACTTGGTGCAGAAGGGATTGCAAATGGGTATAACTACTTAGCAGAGAATGCTCCTGCGGTCGCTGGTCTGATCATTGGTGGCTTCTGGCAAGTCATCGTCATCTTCGGTGTCCACTGGGGTGTCACGCCGATGGTGCTTGCGAACTTCGAACAATATGGTCGTGATTCATTCCAGGCGTATCAAACGATTGCCGTCATCGCCCAAATCGGTGCTGTCATCGGCGTCATCTTAAAAGCACGAAACAAAGAAACAAAAAAAGTCGGTGTCTCAGCAGGACTAACAGGTATCTTCGGCATTACAGAACCAGCCATCTATGGTGTGACGCTTCGTTTTAAGAAACCATTCATCTACGGTTGTATCTCTGGTGCGATCGGCGCCGTCACGGCGAGTTTCTTTAAACCGTATTACTTTGCTTACGCCGGATTACCGGGACCATTGACGCTCGTCAATGGAATCGATTCCGACTACCCGTCGTCCATCATCGGTTTATTGATTGGAACAGCGATTGCCTTGATCCTGCCGATTGTCTTGATTCAAGTATTCGGTTTCGGTGAACAAGCATCACCTGTCGTCGCAACGGAAACGACAGCGACCCCTGTTGCTGAACAAGAAGTCAGTGCGACACTAACGAACGAAGAGACACTGCGTGCACCGCTTGAAGGAACAATTGTTGCCTTATCGGATGTACCGGATCCTGTCTTTGCATCCGGTGCGATGGGACAAGGGATAGCGATTCGTCCAACTGGCAATGTGGTAACCGCACCATTTGATGGGACTATCGTCATGATTGCCCCGTCCGGTCACGCAATCGGGCTACGGTCAACGAGTGGCGTCGAAGTCTTGATTCATGTCGGTCTTGAGACGGTGACACTTGACGGCAAACCGTTTACACTTCACGTCAAAGAAGGTGAGGCGGTGACGACAGGTGATTTCCTCATGACGTTTGATGCGACAGCGATTGAGACACATGGACTCGAGACGATCACACCAATCATCATTACGAACACACAGAGTTATGCGCAAATTCTACCGACGGACGAGACGGTCACGACGGCAAATACACAGATTTTGACGATCATCAAGTAA
- a CDS encoding cysteine hydrolase family protein, which translates to MTVQENTALLIIDVINKMDFEGAEQLMQQTLPILSPLTKLKQHCKRQNIPVIYVNDNFGLWQENVTQIIDECRGGLGDVLIEALHPEEDDYFIIKPKHSGFFGTQLDILLKHLDVSRLIITGLTTDMCILFTANDAYMREYAIHVPADCTAAETAVAKDHALEILSSTLSLDCSSSSCLMNKEE; encoded by the coding sequence ATGACTGTTCAAGAAAATACAGCATTATTGATCATTGACGTCATTAATAAGATGGATTTTGAAGGAGCTGAGCAGTTAATGCAACAAACGCTCCCTATCCTCTCACCACTCACAAAATTAAAACAACATTGTAAACGTCAAAATATTCCCGTGATTTACGTTAATGACAATTTTGGTCTGTGGCAGGAAAACGTCACTCAAATCATTGATGAGTGCCGCGGGGGTCTTGGGGATGTACTCATCGAAGCACTGCATCCAGAAGAGGATGATTACTTCATCATCAAGCCCAAGCACTCAGGTTTTTTCGGTACTCAGCTCGATATTTTATTGAAGCATTTGGATGTCTCGCGTCTTATTATCACCGGGCTAACGACCGATATGTGTATCTTATTTACAGCAAATGACGCCTATATGCGGGAATATGCCATTCATGTCCCTGCAGACTGTACCGCAGCAGAAACCGCTGTCGCAAAAGATCATGCCTTAGAAATTCTCAGTTCGACATTATCACTGGATTGCTCCTCGAGTTCATGCTTGATGAATAAGGAGGAATAA
- a CDS encoding HAD hydrolase-like protein, producing the protein MTHYIFDMDGTLFQTNAVLAHTLEEVFHELRQTGRWEGETPLALYQKIMGVSLPKVWETLLPDFSAADQQVVDQKFRHSLEQAVKSGHGCLYPGTVELLARLKQAGHSVYIASNGWPSYLSAIVTTYGLEAYIDHVYSIEDIRSGDKSALVREICKTHDISSGYVVGDRLSDFKAAQANGLVAIGCQFDFAQEQELVVADRIVTELSAVY; encoded by the coding sequence ATGACACACTATATTTTTGACATGGATGGAACATTGTTTCAAACAAATGCTGTGCTTGCGCATACGTTAGAAGAGGTCTTTCATGAATTGCGTCAGACGGGGCGCTGGGAAGGAGAGACTCCACTCGCGCTCTATCAGAAGATCATGGGCGTCTCGCTACCGAAAGTATGGGAGACATTACTTCCGGATTTTTCAGCCGCAGACCAACAGGTTGTGGATCAAAAGTTTCGACATAGCTTAGAGCAGGCAGTCAAGTCCGGGCATGGTTGTCTATATCCAGGAACGGTCGAGTTGCTCGCTCGTTTGAAACAAGCGGGTCACTCGGTCTATATCGCTAGTAACGGGTGGCCGTCCTACCTATCAGCGATCGTAACGACGTATGGTCTTGAGGCGTATATCGATCATGTCTATAGCATTGAAGACATTCGTTCCGGCGATAAATCAGCACTCGTACGAGAGATTTGTAAGACGCACGACATCTCGTCCGGATACGTCGTCGGCGACCGATTGTCCGATTTCAAAGCGGCGCAAGCGAACGGACTAGTAGCAATCGGTTGCCAGTTCGATTTTGCGCAAGAGCAGGAACTCGTAGTCGCGGACCGAATCGTAACAGAGCTGAGTGCTGTCTACTAA
- a CDS encoding MFS transporter, whose protein sequence is MKFRKEKVNVVDMQQTKKSVYATGIGNAMEWFDFGLYSYLAIIISQNFFSAVENDELKLVFTFATFAIAFLMRPIGGIVFGRIGDRLGRKVVLTTTIVMMAGSTLIIGLLPTYDQIGIWAPILLLLARILQGFSTGGEYAGAMVYIAESSPDNKRSALGSGLEIGTLGGYILASLLATTLFVTLSDDQMASWGWRIPFILGAPLGLFGLYLRRHLDESPIFENEINENTEEPATFREILRDHKRDIILCFIAVAFFNITNYMLLSYMPSYLDEVIGMSSSTSTILITGVMVIMIPLAYFFGKLSDKKGNRNIVLFALAGLSLLSILSFFLIGLKPLLFVGIGIFILGFFLAIFEGTMPSLLPSIFYTDVRYRTLSVTFNVSVSIFGGTTPLVSTWLVHETQNPLAPAFYLTAVSVIGFVTFFFLFKNTAGKALKGSHPTVSSEKEVASIAKKPDDALWWAE, encoded by the coding sequence ATGAAATTCAGAAAAGAAAAAGTCAATGTCGTTGACATGCAGCAAACCAAAAAGAGTGTCTACGCGACCGGAATTGGGAATGCGATGGAATGGTTCGATTTTGGTCTTTATTCCTATCTCGCAATCATCATCAGTCAAAACTTCTTTAGCGCTGTTGAAAATGATGAACTGAAGCTTGTCTTTACTTTTGCGACCTTTGCGATCGCTTTTTTAATGCGACCAATCGGCGGAATCGTCTTTGGACGCATCGGAGATCGACTTGGACGGAAGGTCGTCTTAACGACGACAATTGTTATGATGGCCGGTTCAACGCTTATCATCGGATTATTACCGACCTACGATCAAATTGGAATTTGGGCACCCATCCTTTTACTATTAGCCCGCATCTTACAAGGGTTCTCGACTGGCGGAGAATATGCCGGAGCAATGGTCTACATTGCCGAGTCGTCACCTGATAACAAACGGAGTGCTCTTGGAAGTGGTCTTGAAATCGGAACACTCGGTGGGTACATTCTTGCCTCATTACTTGCTACAACACTTTTTGTCACTTTATCAGATGATCAAATGGCATCTTGGGGATGGCGGATTCCATTCATCCTTGGAGCACCACTCGGTTTATTCGGTCTCTATTTACGTCGTCATTTGGATGAGTCGCCAATCTTCGAAAATGAGATTAATGAAAATACAGAAGAACCCGCGACATTCCGCGAAATCTTACGCGATCATAAGCGTGATATCATCCTTTGTTTCATTGCTGTCGCGTTCTTCAACATTACGAACTATATGCTCTTGTCCTACATGCCATCATACCTTGATGAAGTCATTGGTATGTCAAGTTCGACAAGTACGATTCTCATCACCGGTGTCATGGTGATCATGATTCCACTCGCTTATTTCTTCGGAAAACTAAGTGATAAAAAAGGCAATCGCAATATCGTCCTCTTCGCGTTAGCAGGACTATCGTTGCTTTCGATCCTGTCGTTCTTCTTGATTGGTCTTAAACCACTCTTGTTCGTCGGAATCGGAATCTTCATCCTCGGATTCTTCTTGGCGATCTTTGAAGGAACGATGCCTAGTCTCCTACCAAGTATCTTCTATACGGATGTCCGCTACCGGACACTATCCGTGACGTTCAATGTCTCGGTCTCGATCTTCGGTGGAACGACGCCACTCGTTTCGACTTGGCTCGTCCATGAGACGCAAAATCCGCTCGCTCCTGCTTTCTATCTAACAGCAGTCAGCGTCATCGGGTTCGTCACGTTCTTCTTCCTCTTTAAAAATACAGCCGGTAAAGCACTTAAAGGATCGCATCCGACTGTATCGAGTGAAAAAGAAGTCGCGTCGATCGCAAAAAAACCAGACGATGCCCTTTGGTGGGCAGAATAA
- a CDS encoding GntR family transcriptional regulator translates to MLKYQQTADEIEQYIEKHELKQGDKLPILEELIRQFAVSKTTMTKSLELLERKGIIFQVRGSGIFVRKTNRTGYIRLFSTQGFKQNLVGHTIESTVLVLEPIDATDNIAKNLGIESGETVYYVKRIRFIDGKILCLEESYYRQSIVPYLNREIVEQSIFEYLETALQLNIGFSDMYMHVGKLSAETARHLDLAEGDPGLTIETVFHLTNGRPFDYSVITYHYEHSHFVVQANGLYL, encoded by the coding sequence ATGCTGAAATACCAGCAAACTGCCGATGAAATCGAGCAATACATAGAAAAACATGAGTTAAAGCAAGGCGACAAACTACCTATCCTCGAAGAACTAATCCGGCAGTTCGCCGTCAGTAAAACGACGATGACAAAATCACTCGAATTGCTTGAACGAAAAGGCATCATCTTTCAAGTCCGTGGAAGCGGGATTTTTGTCCGTAAGACGAATCGGACCGGCTATATTCGACTGTTCTCGACTCAAGGATTCAAGCAGAATCTCGTCGGTCATACGATTGAGTCAACTGTTCTCGTACTCGAACCAATCGATGCAACGGATAATATCGCGAAGAATCTTGGGATCGAATCGGGTGAGACAGTCTATTACGTTAAGCGAATCCGTTTCATTGACGGCAAAATCCTCTGTCTCGAAGAGTCTTATTATCGTCAATCGATCGTTCCGTACTTAAATCGCGAAATCGTCGAACAATCGATTTTCGAATACTTAGAGACAGCACTCCAATTGAACATTGGATTCTCGGATATGTACATGCACGTCGGGAAATTAAGCGCAGAGACGGCTCGTCATCTGGATCTCGCCGAGGGCGATCCTGGATTGACGATCGAGACAGTCTTTCACTTAACGAATGGTCGTCCGTTCGACTATTCCGTCATAACCTACCACTACGAACATTCACACTTCGTCGTCCAGGCGAACGGACTATATTTATGA
- a CDS encoding M14 family metallopeptidase, which translates to MLHYFSGTYESARQRFNETAQHILSQHYPKLTHDSLEQQASLYSDWWHGQSGDNSTLLILTSGLHGIEGYAGSAMQLQFLSDHMKQVNTGEVDILLIHGINAYGMKHHRKETQHNLNLNRNAIHDFSKADLRNPGFDELQSLFIKRSGSGRRLDYIPFTLHVLYDLLRLGPHAFLKAATLGQFKHPTGFYYGGHTQDAYFSDVLSRLVDTLSAYQHVVMLDCHTGYGPAGQVQLVMSSEDPRHAKEVEAYTRYPIVDQPRDQQFYAIEGEWLNYLYEETKKRHIGFLGLTVECGTLGKHPFALLRTLKATIDENRLFFNQAVAPRRIRERFDTLYIPKSKQWRRSILNETSFIFNNITEWINDPKSHSLIKRSLQPIEK; encoded by the coding sequence ATGCTTCATTATTTTTCTGGAACGTATGAATCAGCACGCCAACGTTTCAATGAGACTGCACAGCACATTCTTTCTCAGCATTATCCGAAGCTAACGCATGATTCACTGGAACAACAAGCGTCACTCTATTCCGATTGGTGGCACGGCCAGTCCGGTGATAATTCAACATTACTGATCTTAACCAGTGGATTACATGGAATCGAAGGGTACGCAGGGAGTGCCATGCAGCTTCAGTTTTTATCAGACCATATGAAACAGGTAAATACGGGAGAAGTCGATATTTTGCTGATCCATGGTATTAATGCATATGGGATGAAACATCATCGAAAAGAAACACAGCATAACCTCAATTTAAATCGAAACGCGATTCACGATTTTTCAAAGGCAGATTTACGCAATCCGGGTTTTGATGAGTTGCAATCTTTGTTTATAAAACGGTCAGGTTCAGGACGGCGTCTGGATTATATACCGTTTACACTGCATGTCTTATACGACTTGCTTCGTCTAGGTCCACACGCTTTTTTAAAGGCTGCGACACTTGGACAATTCAAGCATCCGACCGGATTCTATTATGGCGGACATACGCAAGACGCTTACTTCTCCGATGTGTTAAGTCGGCTCGTCGATACACTATCTGCTTACCAACATGTTGTGATGCTCGACTGCCATACGGGTTATGGACCAGCGGGTCAAGTCCAACTCGTCATGTCATCGGAAGATCCACGACACGCTAAGGAGGTAGAAGCATACACACGTTATCCGATCGTCGATCAACCACGAGATCAACAGTTTTATGCAATCGAAGGAGAATGGTTAAATTATCTGTATGAAGAAACAAAAAAGCGGCACATCGGTTTTTTAGGTTTAACCGTAGAATGTGGGACGCTTGGAAAGCACCCTTTTGCCCTACTCCGAACGTTAAAAGCAACGATTGATGAAAATCGTCTCTTTTTCAATCAAGCAGTTGCCCCTCGACGGATTAGAGAGCGATTCGACACACTTTACATCCCTAAAAGCAAGCAATGGCGACGGTCCATCTTGAACGAGACATCCTTCATCTTTAACAACATCACTGAGTGGATCAATGATCCTAAAAGTCATTCTTTGATTAAACGTTCACTTCAACCTATCGAAAAATAA
- a CDS encoding MBL fold metallo-hydrolase: METIICTTCGVEQINPHRETCPICLEERQYVNPTGQTWTTLAAMQASGTYQNIIMDDGAGVYAIQTTPAFGIGQTAYLVQGKSFNLLWDCITYLDSATKEQLDELGGLQAIALSHPHYYATQVEWAEAFDVPIYIHEDDASFVTRPSERIVFWSGERLELTEDLMLHRVGGHFKGAVICERKDASAGLLLTGDIIRIVADRAWVSFMYSYPNMIPLPAKTVARMAETIRPLRFEKLYDAFHRKIETDASEAVVRSAERYIAALNGDWFTT, encoded by the coding sequence ATGGAAACCATCATCTGTACGACGTGTGGTGTCGAACAAATCAATCCGCATCGCGAAACGTGTCCGATTTGCTTAGAAGAACGACAGTATGTCAATCCGACCGGTCAAACATGGACGACACTCGCTGCCATGCAAGCGTCAGGAACGTACCAAAATATCATTATGGACGACGGAGCAGGTGTCTATGCGATTCAGACGACACCAGCATTCGGCATCGGTCAAACGGCATATCTCGTCCAAGGAAAATCGTTTAACCTGTTATGGGACTGCATTACATATCTTGATTCCGCAACGAAAGAGCAGCTTGACGAATTAGGCGGGCTTCAGGCGATCGCTTTATCACATCCGCATTATTACGCGACACAAGTCGAATGGGCAGAGGCTTTTGACGTACCGATCTATATTCATGAAGACGATGCGTCGTTCGTGACGCGACCAAGTGAGCGCATCGTATTCTGGAGTGGTGAACGCTTGGAGTTAACGGAAGATTTGATGTTACATCGCGTCGGTGGTCACTTCAAAGGAGCAGTCATCTGTGAACGAAAAGATGCGTCAGCAGGACTTTTGTTGACAGGAGACATCATTCGAATCGTTGCCGATCGGGCATGGGTCAGTTTCATGTACAGTTATCCGAATATGATTCCGCTTCCTGCAAAGACGGTCGCGCGCATGGCAGAAACGATACGCCCGCTTCGCTTTGAAAAATTATATGACGCCTTTCATCGGAAGATCGAAACCGATGCGTCTGAAGCTGTAGTGCGCTCTGCAGAGCGGTACATTGCTGCCTTGAACGGAGACTGGTTCACGACATGA
- a CDS encoding AAA family ATPase, with product MKSRLIVIRGNSGSGKTTLAKALRSVLPDSILFSQDVIRREMLNVKDGPGNPTIRWIEELVKLADGRHATILLEGILAQDWYGEMIDRLERRFTSRYVAYYFDVSFEETVRRHAMRQPTEFSETDMKRWWIDQDHRPTDRLIAKDRSIEAMIQIIKREQIGESQ from the coding sequence ATGAAGTCGCGCTTGATCGTCATCCGTGGAAACTCCGGTAGTGGAAAAACGACGCTAGCTAAGGCATTACGATCGGTCTTACCGGATAGTATCCTGTTTTCGCAAGATGTCATCCGTAGAGAAATGTTGAACGTAAAAGATGGACCAGGAAATCCGACGATTCGCTGGATCGAGGAGTTGGTCAAACTTGCTGACGGACGTCATGCGACGATTCTGCTAGAAGGAATTCTCGCACAGGATTGGTACGGTGAGATGATTGACCGGTTGGAACGACGCTTTACTTCACGGTACGTGGCATATTATTTTGACGTTTCATTCGAAGAAACCGTCCGTCGCCACGCAATGCGCCAGCCGACGGAGTTTTCTGAGACGGATATGAAACGCTGGTGGATTGATCAGGATCACCGCCCGACGGATCGTCTGATTGCTAAGGATAGATCCATAGAAGCCATGATTCAGATAATAAAGCGTGAGCAGATAGGAGAGAGTCAATGA
- a CDS encoding RrF2 family transcriptional regulator, whose amino-acid sequence MTRSTDYAIRVLIFAASHPTRLVQIQEVATHYDISKNHLMKIVHSLSRFGLIISVQGRNGGFKLAKSPETITLGEIVHLFEEVSYLENVTVPNKNGSLQNTRQAFDQAFTSFTDALQAYTLQDLIAPTMND is encoded by the coding sequence ATGACTCGCTCTACGGACTATGCCATTCGTGTGCTTATTTTCGCAGCGTCGCATCCGACTCGACTCGTACAAATTCAAGAAGTGGCAACCCATTATGATATTTCTAAAAATCATTTGATGAAGATTGTCCATTCATTGAGCAGGTTTGGTCTCATCATTTCCGTACAAGGTCGTAATGGAGGTTTCAAATTAGCAAAATCCCCAGAAACGATTACGTTAGGAGAAATCGTTCATTTATTTGAAGAAGTATCCTATCTTGAAAATGTGACAGTTCCAAATAAAAATGGTAGTTTGCAAAACACACGACAAGCGTTCGATCAAGCATTCACGTCCTTTACGGATGCGCTGCAGGCATACACGTTACAAGATTTAATCGCGCCAACGATGAATGACTGA